From bacterium:
CCGAGAATAATAGCCAGTCCCTGCCAGAGCATTATAAGCGAAGAATCGAGAAATCCCACGACAAGGGAGATAGCCGCGTTACTGCTTTGAATTGCGAGTGTCGCCATCATGCCCACGAAGGCCGCCTTTAAACGGCTGTCGGTTAAATCTTTGAGGACATCTTTGAGTTTAAAACCGGCAAGCTTTTGGATATTTTCCCCGGCCAGGCGCATTCCATAAATAAAAAGGGCCAACCCCCCGAAAAAATTCAGGTAAAAAACTGTCCAGTTGTCCATTTCAAGATAATAATATTAATTTAAATTTTTTGCAAGAATATTATTGTAATCCAGTTTTAAATGTCCTTATATTTCTTGACATCTTAATAATATTTATAATATCATAAATATAAATACGGCCTTTCATTATGGGGGACAAAAGCATGAAATGTCTCAACAAATTCACATTAGTGGAGATAAAAAATTCCCCGACGGCTCAACTAAAAAAGGGATTAAAGAATAAATTTAAAATAACCCTGACAATAAATTTATTCCTGCTTCAAATATTTCCTGCCGGATTAACCATAAATATATCTTTCGCGCAAATCGACAAAGAAGATTCAGCTAAAGCTGTTTTTATGCTCCGTGAAACCGGTAAATATAAGCTTAATGAACTTTATATTTACGATGATTGCTCATACGTTTATTATAAATTATACGACAATAAAGAGTATGAGGGGTTCCTTTCTCCCACCGAGGAAGAACAGATCTCGGAGTTAATTAATAAATATAATGAAATCCAGTTCGATACAGCCTATTCATACAAAAATTCCAAAACATCAGTTTCCTGGGGTTTATGGGGTTTTGGAAAAAAAGAAAATATAGACAGCGAAGATTTAAAAAAAATCCAATTGCTAATTGACTCCCTGGTAAAAAGCGCCAATAAAAATATTTATATGATACTTCCAAAAGACACGGAAGAAGAAAGCAAGGATGCAGTTTTAATATTCCGCGAAAACGATATACATCAATTCAATAAACTATATATCTCAAAAACATATTCATTTACATACTTCAAATTATTATTAAATCAGGAATATAAAGGATTTCTCTCGGCGGACGAAGAAAAAAAGCTTACGGAATTTACCGATAAATACGGTGAAATCCACTGGACCACATTGCCGGAATCAGAAACAGGCGCTTTATCACAAACCTGGAGTTTATGGGGTTTTGGCGAAAAAAAAGAAATAGATGACAAAGATAAAGAAAAGATAAGATCAATCATTAATTTATTGATTGAAAGGGTCATACACGATAGTGATTGATATTTTTATCTATTTTTTATATACTATTTCTGAAAATATGTCGTATCCCGGGAGTTTACTGCGGCCGTTTAAAAACGCGAGTTCAATAAGAAATCCAATGCCTGCGATTTCGCCGCCGAGTTTCTTGACCATATTAACCACTGCGGAAACTGTTCCTCCGGTAGCCAGTAAATCGTCAACAATCAGGATTTTATCGCCGGGTTTTACGGCGTCTTCGTGAATCTGGAGGGTGTCTGTCCCGTATTCTAATTGATACGTTTCGCTGATTGTTTTATATGGAAGTTTTCCCGGTTTTCTGACCGGGATAAACCCAGTTTTCATTTTTGCGGCCAAAGCACCAGCAAAAATAAATCCGCGGGATTCCACAGCGACAATCGCGTCAATGTGTTTTCCCTTATAATGCTTTGCCATTTTATTTATTGCTGAGCGAAACGCCTTCTGGTCTTTTAATAAGGGCGTAATATCCTTGAAAATTATTCCCTGTTTCGGAAAATCAGGCACGTCGCGGATAATTTTTTTCAGGCTCATTTTTTTCTCCTTTTAAATTCTTTCAGGCGGCTTAAACAATTTGAACCGTTTAAACCGTTCAAACGGTCTTTTTAGGTACCTTCCTCCCACGAAGCAAGATATTTCTTCTGTTCAGGGGTCAGGGTGTCTATTTTAATCTCCATTGATTTTAATTTCAATGTTGCTATTTTTTTGTCCACTTCCGCCGGCACATTGTAGACTTTTTTCTCAAGCTTCTTTCCCATCTTTACCATGAATTCAGCGCCAAGCGCCTGGTTCGCGAAACTCATATCCATGACTACGGCCGGGTGGCCTTCCGCCGCGGCGAGGTTAATCAGCCGTCCTTCACCTAGAAGGTTGATTTTTCTGCCGTCGGCCATGGTATATTCTTCAACGGAGTCCAGGACAACGCGTTTCTTTTTGCTAAGTTTTTCGAGAGATGGAATATCCAGCTCGACATTGAAATGCCCGGAATTCGCCACAACGACGCCGTTTTTCATCACCTTGAAATGCTCTCCGCGGATAACATTGATATCGCCCGTTAAAGTGACAAAGACATCTCCGATTTTCGCGGCTTGGGCAATAGGCATTACACGGTATCCGTCCATGACAGCTTCAAGGGCCCTGATAGGGTCAACTTCAGTCACAATCACATTCGCTCCCATGCCGCGGGCCCTCATCGCGACACCCCTGCCGCACCAGCCATACCCGCATACGACAAAATTGGAACCCGCCAATAAAATATTCGTAGCCCTTAAAATTCCGTCAATCGTGCTCTGGCCTGTTCCATACCGGTTATCAAAAAAGTATTTTGTCATTGCTTCATTCACCGCGACAATTGGAAACGCCAGAACGCCTTTTGTTTCCATGCTTTTTAAACGGATAACACCTGTTGTTGTTTCTTCCGTCCCGCCGATAATGTCCGGGATCAAATCCCGTTTTTTGCTGTGAATTGTT
This genomic window contains:
- a CDS encoding adenine phosphoribosyltransferase; translated protein: MSLKKIIRDVPDFPKQGIIFKDITPLLKDQKAFRSAINKMAKHYKGKHIDAIVAVESRGFIFAGALAAKMKTGFIPVRKPGKLPYKTISETYQLEYGTDTLQIHEDAVKPGDKILIVDDLLATGGTVSAVVNMVKKLGGEIAGIGFLIELAFLNGRSKLPGYDIFSEIVYKK
- the ahcY gene encoding adenosylhomocysteinase, with the translated sequence MKYDVKDLKLAEKGKLRIEWADERMPVLKIIRERFSKEKPLKGITLGACLHVTTETANLVRTLKAGGANVFLCASNPLSTQDDVAASLVKDEGIPVFAICGEDNNTYYKHINAVLDERPQITMDDGADLVSTIHSKKRDLIPDIIGGTEETTTGVIRLKSMETKGVLAFPIVAVNEAMTKYFFDNRYGTGQSTIDGILRATNILLAGSNFVVCGYGWCGRGVAMRARGMGANVIVTEVDPIRALEAVMDGYRVMPIAQAAKIGDVFVTLTGDINVIRGEHFKVMKNGVVVANSGHFNVELDIPSLEKLSKKKRVVLDSVEEYTMADGRKINLLGEGRLINLAAAEGHPAVVMDMSFANQALGAEFMVKMGKKLEKKVYNVPAEVDKKIATLKLKSMEIKIDTLTPEQKKYLASWEEGT